A single region of the Cucumis melo cultivar AY chromosome 3, USDA_Cmelo_AY_1.0, whole genome shotgun sequence genome encodes:
- the LOC103502614 gene encoding MLO-like protein 9, with the protein MGGGGGGGAPSRELDQTPTWAVAAVCAVIILISIILEKVLHMVGEIFQKRKKKALYEALEKVKGELMVLGFISLLLTFGQNYIAKVCIPSKYENTMLPCPYRGSTTAPKSSHGGEPEDHDEETTDHHRRLLWYEHRHLAGGGPVEGCKPGYTQLISLNGLHQIHIFIFFLAVLHVVFSAITMTLGRLKIRGWKVWERQTEQEHDAMNDPTRFRLTHETSFVRDHSSFWTKTPLSFYFVSFWRQFFRSVSRPDYLSLRHGFVTVHLAPGSKFDFQKYIKRSLEDDFKVVVGITPLLWASMVLFLLLNVSGWQVMFWVSIFPLVVILAVGTKLQGIITQMALEIKERHAVVQGIPLVQVSDRHFWFSWPVLVLYLIHYVLFQNAFEITYFFWIWYEFGLRSCFHDNFDLIIVRVALGVGVQILCSYITLPLYALVTQMGSTMKKSIFDEQTSKALKQWHRSALKKKNEGGKPESTPMRTLGGVGGSPPESPIQPSHDQFQHQSVNQLSSPTDVEASAQLPSADVMATVDLHHHQQNYANRDLLS; encoded by the exons ATGGGTGGCGGTGGTGGTGGCGGTGCTCCGAGTAGGGAGTTAGATCAAACTCCGACATGGGCCGTTGCCGCTGTTTGTGCAGTCATCATTCTTATTTCCATCATATTGGAAAAGGTTCTTCACATGGTTGGAGAG ATATttcagaaaaggaaaaagaaagccTTGTATGAAGCCCTTGAGAAAGTTAAAGGAG AGCTTATGGTTTTAGGATTCATTTCTTTGCTCTTAACATTTGGGCAAAATTATATTGCTAAAGTTTGCATACCCTCAAAGTATGAAAATACTATGTTGCCTTGCCCTTATAGAGGGAGTACTACTGCACCTAAAAGCTCCCATGGTGGTGAGCCCGAAGATCATGATGAAGAGACTACAGATCACCATCGTAGGCTTCTTTGGTACGAGCATCGACATCTAGCTGGTGGTGGTCCTGTAGAAGGTTGCAAACCA GGGTATACACAACTTATATCTCTAAATGGTTTGCATCAAATACatattttcatcttctttctagCCGTTCTCCATGTTGTATTTAGCGCCATAACGATGACTCTCGGAAGATTGAAA ATTCGTGGATGGAAGGTATGGGAAAGACAGACCGAACAAGAACATGATGCCATGAACG ATCCTACAAGGTTTAGACTTACTCATGAGACATCCTTTGTAAGAGACCATAGCAGTTTTTGGACTAAAACACCCCTCTCCTTTTACTTT GTATCCTTCTGGAGGCAATTCTTTAGGTCCGTTAGTAGGCCAGATTACTTGTCCCTTAGACATGGTTTTGTCACC GTTCATTTAGCCCCTGGGAGTAAATTTGACTTTCAGAAATACATCAAAAGGTCATTAGAAGATGACTTTAAGGTGGTCGTGGGAATCAC TCCTCTGCTATGGGCATCAATGGTGCTTTTTCTGCTTCTCAATGTTAGTG GGTGGCAAGTTATGTTTTGGGTGTCCATATTTCCTCTAGTG gTGATCTTAGCCGTTGGAACAAAGTTGCAGGGAATTATAACGCAAATGGCTCTTGAAATCAAAGAAAGACATGCAGTGGTTCAAGGGATTCCCCTTGTTCAAGTCTCTGATAGACACTTTTGGTTTAGTTGGCCCGTTTTGGTTCTTTATCTCATCCACTATGTCCTTTTCCAG AATGCATTTGAGATTACATATTTCTTTTGGATATGG TATGAATTTGGGTTGAGATCGTGCTTTCATGACAACTTTGATCTTATTATCGTGAGAGTTGCCCTAGG GGTTGGAGTCCAGATTTTGTGCAGTTACATTACACTCCCATTATATGCTCTTGTAACTCAG ATGGGATCAACAATGAAGAAATCCATATTTGATGAACAAACTTCGAAAGCATTGAAGCAATGGCATAGAAGtgctttgaagaaaaagaaCGAAGGAGGAAAGCCTGAATCAACGCCGATGCGAACTTTAGGCGGTGTCGGAGGAAGCCCCCCCGAGTCACCGATACAACCTTCGCATGATCAGTTCCAACATCAATCGGTCAATCAATTATCATCACCAACCGACGTCGAAGCCTCCGCCCAGCTTCCTTCAGCCGACGTAATGGCTACCGTTGATCTCCACCACCACCAACAAAACTATGCTAATCGTGACTTGTTGAGTTGA
- the LOC103502615 gene encoding F-box/kelch-repeat protein At5g42350 — protein sequence MLSNLQAELEDLHQDFEDLSMSKRLMRSMSQKLRRKNNKGVAEEEDISRGISLRCLTLYGRGGGCKVGADTGEEIGDPGSRRRSSASEEGKGYKSLFGTEENGVDCFSYGVKERFRKKQSPKHSELRDSARNSDVHIFLPDDILEMCLMRLPLTSLMNARLVCKKWRYLTSTRRFLQMRRECLYQTPWIFLFGAVKEGYCSGEIHALDVSLKQWHRIDADILKGRFMFSIASIQDDIYVIGGCSSLTNFGKVDKSSFRTHKGVLVFSPLTKSWRKIASMKYARSMPILGTSEVNSDFSVVQSHHNRQDRRYMRSRAGGSLDVYEDPHRLSLRRQVRNPVEDNDISMLSNRKSYKFIRQKSDQSRAKGHRRFVIIAIGGLGSWDEPIDSGEIYDSSSNKWTEIQRLPVDFGIICSGVVCNGIFYVYSETDRLAGYDIERGFWIGIQTSPFPPRVHEYYPKLVSSNGRLFMLSVSWCEGDGQIGQRNKAVRKLWELDLVYLAWTEVSVHPDAPMDWNAAFVADRNLIFGIEMFKIFGQVLDFLTVCDISNVVSDWNHISRTRVTHEMDASSCLTKSMAVLHL from the coding sequence ATGTTATCCAATTTACAAGCTGAATTGGAAGACCTTCATCAAGATTTTGAGGATTTGAGCATGTCGAAACGGCTCATGAGAAGTATGAGCCAGAAATTGAGGAGGAAGAATAACAAAGGTGTTGCTGAGGAAGAGGACATTTCAAGGGGAATATCTTTGAGATGTCTTACATTATATGGTAGAGGTGGAGGTTGCAAAGTTGGTGCTGACACTGGTGAAGAAATTGGTGACCCAGGTAGTAGAAGGAGATCCAGTGCCAGTGAGGAAGGTAAGGGATATAAATCGTTATTCGGTACTGAAGAAAATGGTGTGGATTGCTTCTCATATGGTGTAAAGGAAAGATTTCGTAAGAAACAAAGCCCAAAGCATTCTGAACTTCGGGACTCGGCGAGGAACAGCGACGTTCATATTTTTCTTCCGGATGACATTCTGGAAATGTGCTTGATGAGGCTTCCTCTTACAAGTCTCATGAATGCTCGCCTCGTATGCAAAAAGTGGAGATATTTAACTAGCACTCGTCGTTTTTTACAAATGAGACGGGAATGTTTATATCAGACTCCATGGATATTTTTATTTGGTGCTGTTAAAGAGGGCTATTGCTCTGGCGAGATACATGCACTGGATGTATCTCTAAAGCAATGGCATAGAATAGATGCTGATATTCTCAAGGGAAGATTTATGTTCTCTATAGCCAGTATCCAGGATGATATATATGTCATTGGTGGTTGTTCTAGCTTGACCAACTTTGGGAAAGTAGATAAGAGCTCCTTCAGGACCCATAAAGGGGTCTTAGTGTTTAGTCCTTTAACTAAATCTTGGCGCAAAATTGCGTCTATGAAGTATGCCAGATCAATGCCTATATTGGGAACTTCTGAGGTCAACTCAGATTTTTCAGTAGTTCAGAGCCATCATAATCGGCAAGATAGACGTTATATGAGATCACGTGCCGGTGGTTCATTGGATGTTTATGAGGATCCTCACAGGCTCTCCCTAAGACGTCAAGTCAGAAATCCTGTGGAAGACAACGATATTTCAATGTTGTCTAATAGGAAGTCATATAAGTTTATTCGACAAAAGAGTGATCAGTCTCGTGCAAAGGGACATCGTAGGTTTGTGATTATTGCTATAGGAGGCCTAGGATCTTGGGATGAGCCGATAGATTCAGGAGAGATTTATGATTCATCATCAAATAAATGGACAGAAATTCAGAGGCTCCCTGTGGATTTCGGTATTATATGTTCTGGGGTTGTCTGCAATGGGATCTTCTATGTTTATTCCGAGACAGACAGACTTGCAGGTTATGACATCGAAAGAGGCTTTTGGATTGGAATCCAAACATCCCCATTCCCACCTCGTGTTCATGAGTACTACCCCAAACTTGTATCCTCTAATGGTCGGCTGTTCATGCTTTCCGTCTCCTGGTGTGAAGGGGATGGACAAATAGGGCAGAGAAACAAGGCTGTGAGGAAACTGTGGGAGTTAGATCTTGTGTACCTTGCCTGGACAGAGGTATCAGTGCATCCCGATGCGCCAATGGACTGGAATGCTGCATTTGTTGCTGACAGAAACCTTATATTTGGAATTGAAATGTTCAAAATCTTCGGCCAGGTACTAGACTTTTTGACAGTGTGTGACATCTCCAACGTGGTATCGGACTGGAATCACATTTCAAGAACTCGTGTAACTCATGAAATGGATGCATCTTCCTGCTTGACCAAATCAATGGCAGTTCTCCATCTTTAA
- the LOC103502612 gene encoding dolichyl-diphosphooligosaccharide--protein glycosyltransferase subunit 1A — MAFRLDLLLITLALILSPVLSDLIFTKVDRRIDLTSQIVRVSSTIRVENEGTDVVSEVLLAFPEEQAKYLAHIQATLNEGKGKTKGPAINFPVNVVYPKEIPPALKFYSVSLPKGLNKGDSLTFDVLAVFTHVLRPFPETITQGDVQFVVFLDSAYFLSPYTVKVQSLSVKLPEARIESYTKLENTKIHGSEIKYGPYENLPPYSFTPIRFHFENNKPFPVAQELVREIEISHWGSIQITEHYNLVHGGAQSRGEFSRLDYQARPYAKGASAFRNLVAKLPPRTHSVYYRDEIGNISTSHLWGDSKKTELEIEPRYPMFGGWRTSFTIGYSLPLQDFLFQDQGKRFLNISFGSPINEVVIDRLIVMVVLPEGSSDISVSVPFSHKQWYETKFSHLDINGRPVVVLEKENVVPEHNQHFQVYYKFNSISMLREPLMLIFGFFILFVSCIIYMHSDMSISKSSASYLAKLQWDEVQTVIQQVQNVINRCLTTHDKLEASLRDLSRTGDIQACKAARKTVEASLKELSKELKPLISFLQSSQQTNQMLPKVEELVAKERELQERLVAKHTTVVDCYEKKLGGREIENRVASQQQRITTLRQEVDDLLEFIDEI; from the exons ATGGCATTCAGGTTAGATCTATTACTTATCACGCTCGCGCTGATCCTTTCGCCTGTACTTTCCGATCTGATCTTCACCAAGGTTGATCGTCGG ATTGATTTGACTTCACAAATCGTTCGCGTATCTTCCACTATAAGG GTGGAAAATGAGGGGACTGATGTGGTCTCTGAGGTACTTTTAGCCTTTCCCGAGGAACAAGCAAAATACTTGGCTCATATCCAAGCAACACTTAatgaaggaaaaggaaaaaccaAAGGACCTGCTATAAATTTCCCTGTCAATGTTGTTTATCCCAAGGAAATACCTCCAGCATTGAAATTTTACTCAGTGTCTCTGCCAAAGGGATTGAACAAGGGTGACAGCTTGACTTTTGATGTGTTAGCTGTGTTCACTCATGTTCTACGTCCATTCCCAGAGACAATCACTCAAGGTGATGTTCAGTTTGTAGTGTTTCTTGACAGTGCATACTTTTTGTCTCCTTATACTGTGAAGGTCCAGTCATTAAGTGTTAAATTGCCCGAAGCAAGAATTGAGTCTTACACAAAATTGGAAAATACGAAGATTCATGGTTCTGAGATCAAATATGGTCCTTATGAGAATCTTCCCCCATATTCATTTACACCCATACGCTTTCATTTTGAAAACAATAAGCCATTTCCTGTTGCTCAAGAGCTTGTCCGTGAGATAGAAATTTCTCACTGGGGCAGCATTCAAATAACAGAGCATTATAATCTTGTCCACGGTGGTGCTCAAAGTAGGGGAGAATTTTCcag GCTTGATTATCAGGCCAGACCTTATGCAAAAGGTGCTTCAGCATTTAGGAATCTTGTTGCAAAACTACCACCTAGAACTCATTCAGTATACTATAGAGATGAAATTGGAAACATCTCTACATCTCATCTATGGGGTGATTCTAAgaag ACAGAGCTGGAGATTGAACCTAGATATCCAATGTTTGGTGGTTGGAGAACTTCTTTCACTATTGGATATAGTTTGCCACTTCAGGATTTTCTATTTCAGGATCAGGGAAAACGTTTTCTTAACATCTCTTTTGGTTCTCCTATAAATGAAGTTGTGATTGATAGGCTCATTGTCATG GTTGTTTTACCCGAGGGCTCCAGTGATATATCTGTCTCTGTTCCATTTTCTCATAAACAGTGGTATGAG ACAAAATTTTCACACTTGGACATTAATGGTAGACCAGTGGTTGTACTGGAGAAGGAAAATGTTGTGCCAGAGCATAATCAACATTTCCAG GTCTACTACAAGTTCAACAGCATTTCAATGCTTAGGGAGCCCTTGATGTTGATTTTTGGATTCTTCATCCTTTTTGTCTCATGTATTATTTATATGCATTCTGACATGTCAATTTCGAAGTCTTCTGCTTCTTATTTAGCAAAACTACAGTGGGATGAG GTGCAAACTGTGATTCAACAAGTTCAGAATGTTATCAACAGATGCTTAACCACACATGATAAACTGGAAGCATCATTGCGAGATCTTTCTCGAACTGGTGACATCCAAGCTTGTAAAGCAGCTCGCAAAACAGTTGAGGCTTCATTGAAAGAGCTTTCAAAAGAGTTGAAGCCTTTGATTTCGTTCTTGCAGTCATCCCAGCAGACCAACCAAATGTTGCCCAAG GTGGAAGAGCTAGTGGCCAAGGAGAGAGAGCTGCAAGAGAGGTTGGTTGCGAAACATACAACGGTGGTGGACTGCTATGAGAAGAAGCTCGGGGGACGTGAAATTGAGAACAGGGTTGCTTCACAGCAGCAAAGAATTACAACATTAAGGCAGGAAGTTGATGATCTTCTGGAGTTCATTGATGAAATATAA
- the LOC103502611 gene encoding outer envelope pore protein 21, chloroplastic, with the protein MDTSFRYAGDSRALRIHAKEKISLDSNIFLQVRGELDTRIGEPSLLAASVRQFNQDLSASAGLGVQYDKYKKLHYVGRGKMSFPVTTDGLLRFTIKGQSHLDKDFKQIKYKGAAEFSLGVLNFQREQDVRVKVGYEVFEKIPYVQIRENNWTLNADINGRWNVRFDL; encoded by the exons ATGGATACTTCTTTCAGATACGCCGGAGACTCCAGAGCCTTAAGAATCCACGCCAAGGAGAAGATTTCTCTCGACTCCAACATTTTCTTGCAG GTTCGTGGCGAGCTAGATACAAGAATAGGAGAACCGAGTCTCCTCGCTGCTTCCGTTAGACAATTTAACCAGGAT TTGTCTGCAAGCGCGGGTTTAGGAGTGCAgtatgataaatataagaaactTCATTATGTTGGTCGTGGGAAAATGTCTTTTCCTGTGACTACCGATGGTTTGTTGAGATTTACTATTAAAGGGCAATCTCATCTTGACAAGGATTTTAAGCAG ATTAAGTACAAAGGAGCTGCTGAATTTTCTTTGGGTGTATTAAATTTTCAAAGGGAACAAGATGTAAGAGTCAAAGTAGGTTATGAAGTGTTCGAAAAG ATACCATACGTTCAGATCAGGGAAAATAACTGGACACTGAATGCTGACATCAATGGTAGATGGAATGTGAGATTCGACTTATGA
- the LOC103502616 gene encoding U-box domain-containing protein 44 — MAESWDGSYEDSGSVSDESSYYARLHIEPIYDSFLCPLTKQVMRDPVTIESGQTFERAAIEMWFNECKESRRRPICPMTLKELKSTELNPSIALRNTIEEWTARNEAVQLDKARKSLNLGSPENETLGSLKYVQHVCQKGLSRHIARNAGLIPMIVSLLKSTSRKVQFRALETLRIVAQEDSECKEMLAEGDTLHTVVKFLRHERSKEKEEAVALLYELSKSEALCEEIGSVNGAILILVGMSSSKSENITTVENADRTLENLEVCENNIRQMAEYGRLRPLLTQILEGPPETKQSMAAHLGELVLNNDVKLFVAQTVGSSLINIMRSGDKQSKEAALKALNQISSFEASARVLVQEGILPPLVKDLFTVSSNQLPMKLKEVSATILANVVSSGCDFNSIPVEPNNQSTLVSEDTIHNLLQLISNTGPAIECKLLQVLVGLTSSPSTISSIVNAIRSSGAVISLVQFIEAPQLDLRVSAIKLLQNISPHLSQELADALRGSVGQLSSLFRIIAENTGITEEQAAAVGLLADLPEMDFGLSRQMLDEGAFELVYLRIVQLRQGETRGGRFLTPFLEGLVRILARITSLVPSADREPDALVFCRRHNLAALFIELLQSNGLDNVQMVSALALENLSLESKNLTQIPTLPEPGFCASIFPCLSAQPVLTGLCPLHRGTCSLRESFCLLEDRAVNKLVALLDHTNEKVVEAALAALSTLLDDGVDVEKGVNILYDADGVQPIFNVLLENRTENLMRRAVWTVERLLRSDDIAIKFSNNPNVSTALVDAFQHGDYKTRQIAERALRHVDKLPNFSNIFPNPSNMG, encoded by the exons ATGGCAGAGAGTTGGGATGGAAGTTATGAGGATTCTGGAAGTGTATCTGATGAGAGTAGTTATTATGCAAGACTGCATATTGAACCTATTTATGATTCGTTTTTGTGCCCTCTAACGAAGCAAGTAATGAGGGATCCTGTTACTATAGAAAGTGGGCAAACGTTCGAACGTGCGGCCATTGAAATGTGGTTCAACGAATGTAAGGAAAGTAGAAGGAGGCCAATTTGTCCTATGACACTTAAGGAATTAAAAAGCACGGAATTGAATCCCAGTATTGCTTTGCGGAATACTATTGAAGAGTGGACTGCTAGGAATGAAGCTGTTCAGCTAGATAAGGCTCGTAAGTCACTTAACTTGGGAAGTCCAGAAAATGAAACTTTGGGATCTTTGAAGTATGTTCAACATGTCTGCCAAAAGGGTTTGTCAAGGCACATCGCACGAAATGCTGGGTTAATACCTATGATTGTTAGCTTGTTGAAGAGCACAAGTCGAAAAGTCCAGTTTAGAGCTTTGGAAACCCTTAGAATTGTGGCACAAGAAGATAGTGAGTGTAAG GAAATGTTAGCTGAAGGTGACACTCTTCACACAGTAGTAAAGTTCCTGCGCCATGAGCGTTCAAAGGAGAAGGAGGAAGCTGTAGCTTTGCTGTATGAGCTTTCCAAGTCTGAAGCCTTGTGTGAAGAGATCGGTTCAGTTAATGGGGCAATTCTTATATTAGTTGGAATGTCGAGCAGTAAATCTGAGAACATCACCACAGTTGAAAATGCTGATAGAACATTAGAAAACCTGGAGGTGTGTGAGAATAACATTCGACAAATGGCTGAATATGGTAGACTGAGGCCTCTTCTGACACAGATTCTTGAAG GCCCTCCAGAAACTAAACAATCCATGGCTGCACATTTGGGCGAGCTAGTTCTAAATAACGATGTAAAACTCTTTGTGGCTCAGACTGTGGGGTCGTCTCTAATTAATATCATGAGAAGTGGTGATAAGCAGTCAAAAGAAGCTGCATTAAAAGCCTTGAACCAGATATCATCGTTTGAGGCTAGTGCAAGAGTTTTGGTTCAGGAAGGGATACTTCCACCTCTCGTTAAGGATCTTTTCACAGTTAGTTCGAATCAACTTCCCATGAAGCTAAAAGAAGTATCTGCAACAATTCTTGCCAATGTTGTGAGCTCAGGCTGTGATTTCAATTCAATTCCAGTAGAACCTAATAATCAGTCTACACTTGTCTCTGAAGATACTATCCATAACCTGCTACAACTCATTAGCAATACCGGTCCAGCTATCGAATGCAAGCTTCTCCAGGTTCTTGTTGGACTTACAAGTTCTCCTTCAACGATTTCAAGTATTGTTAACGCCATTAGAAGCTCTGGTGCAGTTATCAGCTTGGTTCAATTTATTGAAGCCCCACAGCTGGACTTGCGTGTTTCTGCTATAAAGCTCCTCCAGAATATCTCCCCACACTTGAGCCAGGAGCTAGCAGATGCTCTACGTGGTTCAGTTGGCCAGCTGAGCAGTTTATTTAGAATCATAGCGGAAAATACTGGAATCACCGAAGAACAAGCAGCTGCTGTGGGGCTTCTAGCTGATCTCCCAGAAATGGATTTTGGCCTCTCCAGGCAGATGCTTGATGAAGGAGCTTTTGAGTTGGTCTACCTTAGAATTGTTCAACTCCGCCAAGGGGAGACTAGAGGTGGCCGATTTTTAACACCATTCCTTGAAGGCCTCGTTCGAATTCTTGCAAGGATCACAAGCCTTGTACCGTCTGCTGATCGTGAGCCTGATGCTCTTGTATTTTGTCGCAGGCACAATCTTGCTGCTTTATTCATTGAACTGCTTCAGTCTAATGGACTCGACAATGTGCAGATGGTTTCAGCCTTGGCATTGGAAAACTTATCTCTAGAATCCAAGAATTTGACTCAGATACCTACGCTTCCCGAACCTGGATTTTGTGCCTCAATTTTTCCATGTCTCAGCGCACAACCAGTGCTAACAGGGCTGTGTCCTCTCCACCGAGGTACATGTTCTTTGAGGGAAAGTTTTTGTCTTTTGGAGGATAGGGCAGTGAACAAATTAGTAGCCCTATTAGATCACACAAACGAGAAGGTCGTCGAGGCAGCGCTTGCAGCACTATCTACGCTGTTGGACGATGGGGTCGATGTTGAAAAGGGAGTTAACATTTTGTACGACGCAGACGGTGTTCAGCCTATATTTAATGTGTTGCTCGAAAACCGTACAGAGAACCTGATGAGAAGAGCTGTTTGGACGGTCGAGAGGCTGTTGCGCTCAGACGACATAGCAATCAAATTCTCAAATAATCCAAATGTGAGTACAGCTCTTGTTGATGCCTTCCAGCATGGTGATTACAAAACAAGACAAATTGCTGAGCGTGCCTTAAGACATGTTGATAAGTTACCCAACTTCTCCAATATATTTCCTAATCCTAGTAATATGGGATAA